The Halobacterium hubeiense genome contains the following window.
TCCTCGAACTGGTCGTCGTCCCCGTCGCCAGCGAGGGCGACGCGCAGACGACGATGGACGCGGTCTTACCGCGCGTTCGCGAGGCCGGCGGCCGAGTCGTCGCCGTCCACGTCGTCGAGAAGGGCGGCGGCACGATTGACAAGGCCAGCGTCGAACAGCGCGAGGCGTACGCCGAGGGCGTCTTCGGGGTCGTCGAGGACGCCTGCACCGACGCGGGCGTCACCTTCGAGACGGACCTCCGCTTCGACACGGACGTCGTCGACGGCATCTTCGACGCCGCCCGCGACCACGACGCCAGCGCGGTCGCGTTCACGCCACGCGAGGGGAACCGCTGGCTCGACCTGCTGGCCGGCGACCACGCCCGCGACATCGTGAAGCGAGCCGACCTCCCGGTCGTCGTACTCCCGGCGGAGGACGCGAATGAGTGACCAGGAGCTCGCGAAGGACCTCGGGCCGCTGGCGGCGCTGACCATCGGCGTCGGGACGATGATCGGCGCCGGCATCTTCGTGCTGCCGGGGGCCGCCGTCAGGGACGCGGGGCCGCTGTCCGCGCTGGCGTTCCTCGCCGGCGGCGGCATCGCGTTGCTGACGGCGCTGTCCGCCTCCGAACTGGGCACCGCGATGCCGAAGGCCGGCGGCGCGTACTACTACGTCAACCACTCGCTGGGGCCGCTGTTCGGCTCCATCGCGGGGTGGGCGAACTGGATGGGGCTGGCGTTCGCCTCCGCGTTCTACATGTTCGGGCTCGGGAAGTACGTCGTCACGTTCGTCTCGGTGCCAAGCGTCTCGCTGGGGCCGCTGACGCTGGTGCCCGCGCAAGTCGTCGCGCTGTTCGGCGCCGCCTTGTTCGTCGGCGTGAACTACGTCGGCGCGAAGGAGACCGGCGGCCTCCAGAACGTCATCGTCGTCACGCTCGTCGCCATCCTCGCGGTGTTCACCGCCGTCGGAGCGTTCAACGCCGACCTCGACTCGCTGTTCCCGCTCGTCCGCGAGGGGAAGGGCTTCGCGCAGGTCCTCCCGGTGACGGGGATGGTGTTCGTCTCCTATCTCGGGTTCGTCCAGATTACGAGCGTCGCCGAGGAAATCAAAGACCCCGGAAAGAACCTCCCGCGGGCGGTCATCGGCAGCGTCGTCCTCGTGACGTTCATCTACGCGCTCGTGTTGCTGGTGGTGCTCGCGGCGGTGCCGAACGAACTCGTCGCCGGCAACGACACCGCGGTCGTAGACGTCGCGCGCCGCCTCATGGGGCCGGCGGGCGCCGTCGCGTTGCTGTTCGGCGGGCTGCTCGCGACCGCCTCCTCGGCGAACGCCTCGATTCTGGCGTCCTCGCGCATCAACTTCGCGATGGGGCG
Protein-coding sequences here:
- a CDS encoding universal stress protein, with protein sequence MGDLLELVVVPVASEGDAQTTMDAVLPRVREAGGRVVAVHVVEKGGGTIDKASVEQREAYAEGVFGVVEDACTDAGVTFETDLRFDTDVVDGIFDAARDHDASAVAFTPREGNRWLDLLAGDHARDIVKRADLPVVVLPAEDANE